Genomic window (Trichlorobacter lovleyi):
GCCCTCAGCATCTGGGCGCCAATGCCGTAATCACGCTGATCAGCCTTGAATCCCAGTGCCTCGTTGGCCTCAACGGTATCGCAGCCTTGATCCTGCAGTTCATAGGCTTTAAGCTTGTTGATCAGGCCGATCCCCCTGCCTTCCTGCCGCATATACAACAGGATTCCTGAACCCTCCTGCTCGATCTGGTCCATGGCCCGGCTCAGCTGCCCACCGCAGTCACAGCGGATGCTACCGAACACGTCACTGGTCAGGCACTCCGAATGCACCCTGACCAGTACTGGCTTATCCGGGTCGATCTCGCCCTTGACCAGGGCGAGATGTTCCAAGCCGTCAATATCATTCTCAAAGGCGATCACGCGGAACTGCCCGGCAAAGGTGGGCAGTTTTGCCTCAGCCACCGGCCGCACCAGTGATTCGTGATGCAGGCGATGGGCCACCAGATCAGCCACCGAGCAGATTCGGATGCCGTGCCGCAGGGCAAATTCTTTCAACTGCGGCATGCGGGCCATGCTGCCGTCCTCGTTCATGATCTCGCAGATCACTCCAGCCGGTTTCAAGGAATAGGAATTAGGAATAGGAATTTGCTTTTTCGATGCAAGGAATAGGAATTTGCTTTTTCGATGCAGACTGTATACCACTGGAAATGGGATTACGTCAATGGATTATCGGGACTTTTGGGGGGAAATCGGGAACTATCCGGGGAGATTCTGGCCTGATGACGGTTCAATCTGCATCATTGTTTGCAATTGCCGCCGCCTGACCAGCAAAAAACCACATTTTCGCCATTTTCAACACACACCATTCCTGCTGCAACGCCCCGTATTATCCGGCTTCACAGGTATTCCGGGATGAAGTACGCCTCTTCATACTCAATAATCTGGCTGTCGGCGTACACCAGCGCTGGTTCAGCTTCCACTATTACCGGCGGCCCCCTGCCACATTGCGGTTGCCGCTTCGGGACATCCCACAACCCCAGATGATCCAGAATCCTGCGGATCACCGGCTCTTCTTCGATAAACGCCAGTATCCGCATGACACCTTTGCAGTTCGGGCAGGTCAACGGATCGGTCTCGTAGACCTTCTGGATCAGCCTGGCCCAGTTGGCACGGCACTTTTTGCGATATGGTGTGTCGGCCTCTTGTTCGACAATCTGCGGTGTGTCGTTGTCGTCCATCCCTAGCTTCCTGCGCTTGCCTCTGGCGGCGTTGCTGTAGTAGCCGTAGTAGCGCACCATCTGCTCGCCATGCCGCGGAATGTGGCTGATGATCATAGCCAGCCAGTCAAGGGCGCTGAAGCTTTTGGTCGTGTGGCCGTCTTTTGAGCGGTAGATGACCGTGCCGCTCTGTTCAATGTAGGTCATCCGCTCCTGCGAGAACTGGCAGCGGATGATGTAATGGGCCAGCTTCTCCAAGGCGTCGCGGTCATCAGCCGCTATCGGCTCGCAGATATGTACGTTGAAGCCGCTGTGATGCCAGGACATGAGCAGATCAATGTGCCACTGGGTGATGGCACCCTTATCCAGCAGCATCTTCAAGACCTTGTGCCGGAAGAGCTGTTCCAGTGCGTGGAAATCGTAATACGGAGTGATGTGGAAGATGCCATGCTCGTCAAAGGTGCCATCGGATATTATGATGTGGCAGTGAGGGTTGAAACCGAGGAAGTCGCCGAAGGTCTGGATGGAGCAGGCGCAGCCGGGCATGGAGTTGTCTGTGCCTGTCATGTACTCTCTCAGCGTCTCCCAGGCGGTGCGGCTTAGATCGGCAAGAAGTGTGCGATCAAACAGGAAACAGCGGCGGATCAGCTTGGGGATGGAGAAGACAATGTGACGATGTGGTACGGTGACGGCAAGATCATCGAGAAACCATTCGCCGAACTCCACCACCCGTTTCTGATGGCATGACGGGCAGAAGTGACGGCGCTTGCAGGAAAAAGCGACCAGATATTCGTGACCGCAGTCATCGCACTTCACACGGGCGAAACCATTGTGCAGACAGCCGCAGTCTAGGTAACGAAAGATCGTTAACCTGATTTCAGGTCTCAGATACCCGAAACGGGACTGATACCGCTCCTCGTGTACCCGCTCCAGCTCCTCGAAATAATCCTCAACACAGCGGTAATAGTCGGATAACCGGGGATTGCGCGGGCTGTATGGCGCAACGGAGTTTTGCATGACACACCTGCCAGAGATGTGTTATGCGTAAGGTGTGCCATGGAGAAAGAGTGAGTTCCAACCATCGGCAACACCGGTCAAGCCGGTGGTGCCTCAGCCCCGTTATGCATAAGGAGATCAAAGCTTGCGAATCAAATATGTTGAGCATTCAAAACTAACGGAAATGAAAAACGATAACAAATGCTGGGAAGAATGGTTTGGCTGTGAGATTTTCAGAAATCGTTGCGGTAGCCCGTGAAAACGATCTCTTCATCATTGCTGATGAGGTTTACATCAATATCGTCTATAACGGCAAAAGCACGGTGCCGATCAGTGATGTGATCGGCGATGTTCCTGCCATCTCATTGAAAGGTATCTCCAAGGAGTTCCCGTGGCCCGGGTCACGCTGCGGCTGGATTGAAGTATATAACGGCGATAAAGACGAGCGCTTCAAAAAATATATCAACCTGATACTCACCGGGAAGATGAACGAGGTCTGTTCTACGACTCTGCCGCAGACGGTCATCCCCGAAATAGTCAGCCATCCGGAATATGCCGCTTATCTTGCCCAGCGTATCGCCAGTTACGAACGGATGAGCCGTATTACCTACGACTGTCTCAGCCAGGTGCCCGCGCTGCAAGTGAATCGCACCAATGGGGCCTTTTACATGGCCGTGGCATTCAAGGATGGCCTATTGAACAGCAGGCAGTCAATTCCGATTGCAAATCAGGAGGTCCGGGAACTTGTTGAGGGGCTGATCAACCAGCCGGGAGTATCCCCTGATAAACGCTTTGTATACCAGATCCTGGCAACTACCGGCATCTGTGTAGTGCCACTGTCTTCCTTTTCGACACCGTTGCAGGGTTTCCGGGTGACGCTGCTGGAGAAGAACGAGAATGAGTGCCGCCGTATTTACAGCACACTGGCGGAGAAAATAGGGGAGTACCTGAGTTCCTGAGGATTTGTGACCGGATGAAGGAAAATGGGAGTGATGTATATGCCTCACCCCCGTTTTTCTGCAATTAAAATGTGGACTGATCAGGCTTTCTTGTCGTTGTCATCGTTCTTGGGTTTAATTTCGATCTCATCCTTGCCATCCGACGCTTTTTTAAAGTTGCGGATACTTTTGCCAAGTGCTCCGCCGATTTCGGGGAGCTTCCCAGCCCCGAAAACAACCAGGACGATGACAAGTATGATTATTAATTCCGGCATGCCAAAACCAAACATTGTGCCTCCTCTGCAGCAAGTGTGTACAGACTTTGGGCACTATCGCATTGACGTGAAAAAAAATCAAGTGCGGCGACGCGTGACTCAACCGGTCGCTTTTTAATATCGGAATACAACCGGGCAGCAGCAAGACCGCTGATGTGCGGATTCATGCAGAGAACGTTATGGAGATCTGATGCTTATGGGAAAGTGTGTACTTTCGATTTTAATCCTGTTCTGTTCCGCAGGGGTCGCCGCGGCCGGGGATATGGAGATCACCCCCTTCAGTACCTTCAATCAGAGTCCGCTGGTCATGATCTACGGGCTTCCTCATGATACTGGCGCCGACATCACCCCGGCCGGAAAGTTCCACATCGCCCTGAACCAGGATCTTGCCAGCAACTACACAGTCAATAGCAACCAGCGTGAACAGATAACGCTCGATGGTGAGAGCTACCGACTGGCCCTTGCGGCTCGTTACGGCATAATTCCCGGATGGGAGGTCGGGGTCGAAATTCCCTACATTTTCCAGGGAGGAGGTTTCCTCGACAGTTTTGTCATCGACTGGCACAACACCTTCGGGCTACCGAAGGGGGGACGTGACAGCGCTCCCAAAAACCTTATGAATTACAGCTACCGCAAGGATGGCGTCCAGAAGCTGCAGGTAGACCATTCAGGGTCAGGGATCGGTGATATCAGCCTGACAGGCGGCGCCAGACTGTATGATGTTCTCGATGAAGATCGTCATGACAGCCTGGCGCTTAAGGGAGCTATCAAGCTTCCCACCGGAGACAGCTCATACCTCGGCGGCAGCGGGGGGACTGACGCCATGCTGCAACTGTGCGGAAGTTCAACCAACTACAGCGAGTGGGGCTCTCTGGGGGTGTACGGTTCCGCCGGTGCTCTGGTCATGTCAAAAGGTGATGTGCTGAGGGATCAGCATAGAACGCTCGCGGGGTTTGGCACATTCGGTTTGGGCTGGGGGCCGGCATCATGGATATCATTTAAGGTGCAGTTGAACGCGAACACTCCCATGTATCGGGACAGTTCGCTGGATGAGCTTGGGAAAAATTCGATGATGCTGATTTTCGGTGGAGATCTCAGGCTTCCAGGAGAGTATCTGGTGGACATTGGTGTTGCGGAGGATGTGGCGGTTGCCACCGCACCGGATGTTACTTTTCATCTGGGATTGAGTAAACGGTTCTGAATAAGAAAAGCCCCCGAAACGGGGCTTTTCTTATTCAGAACCGTTGTGAGATCAGTATTTCTGATCGGCGTAATCAACCCAGCCTCCAGCAAGGACCAGAGCCTTGTCGAAAGGCGAGATCTCGAAGTTGAAAGTTCTTTGCTTACCGCCGCCGCTGGCAGTCAGGGTTCCTGGTCAATAGGAATTTGCTTTTTCGATGCAGACTGTATACCACTGGAAATGGGATTACGTCAATGGATTATCGGGACTTTTGGGGGGAAATCGGGAACTATCCGGGGAGATTCTGGCCTGATGACGGTTCAATCTGCATCATTGTTTGCAATTGCCGCCGCCTGACCAGCAAAAAACCACATTTTCGCCATTTTCAACACACACCATTCCTGCTGCAACGCCCCGTATTATCCGGCTTCACAGGTATTCCGGGATGAAGTACGCCTCTTCATACTCAATAATCTGGCTGTCGGCGTACACCAGCGCTGGTTCAGCTTCCACTATTACCGGCGGCCCCCTGCCACATTGCGGTTGCCGCTTCGGGACATCCCACAACCCCAGATGATCCAGAATCCTGCGGATCACCGGCTCTTCTTCGATAAACGCCAGTATCCGCATGACACCTTTGCAGTTCGGGCAGGTCAACGGATCGGTCTCGTAGACCTTCTGGATCAGCCTGGCCCAGTTGGCACGGCACTTTTTGCGATATGGTGTGTCGGCCTCTTGTTCGACAATCTGCGGTGTGTCGTTGTCGTCCATCCCTAGCTTCCTGCGCTTGCCTCTGGCGGCGTTGCTGTAGTAGCCGTAGTAGCGCACCATCTGCTCGCCATGCCGCGGAATGTGGCTGATGATCATAGCCAGCCAGTCAAGGGCGCTGAAGCTTTTGGTCGTGTGGCCGTCTTTTGAGCGGTAGATGACCGTGCCGCTCTGTTCAATGTAGGTCATCCGCTCCTGCGAGAACTGGCAGCGGATGATGTAATGGGCCAGCTTCTCCAAGGCGTCGCGGTCATCAGCCGCTATCGGCTCGCAGATATGTACGTTGAAGCCGCTGTGATGCCAGGACATGAGCAGATCAATGTGCCACTGGGTGATGGCACCCTTATCCAGCAGCATCTTCAAGACCTTGTGCCGGAAGAGCTGTTCCAGTGCGTGGAAATCGTAATACGGAGTGATGTGGAAGATGCCATGCTCGTCAAAGGTGCCATCGGATATTATGATGTGGCAGTGAGGGTTGAAACCGAGGAAGTCGCCGAAGGTCTGGATGGAGCAGGCGCAGCCGGGCATGGAGTTGTCTGTGCCTGTCATGTACTCTCTCAGCGTCTCCCAGGCGGTGCGGCTTAGATCGGCAAGAAGTGTGCGATCAAACAGGAAACAGCGGCGGATCAGCTTGGGGATGGAGAAGACAATGTGACGATGTGGTACGGTGACGGCAAGATCATCGAGAAACCATTCGCCGAACTCCACCACCCGTTTCTGATGGCATGACGGGCAGAAGTGACGGCGCTTGCAGGAAAAAGCGACCAGATATTCGTGACCGCAGTCATCGCACTTCACACGGGCGAAACCATTGTGCAGACAGCCGCAGTCTAGGTAACGAAAGATCGTTAACCTGATTTCAGGTCTCAGATACCCGAAACGGGACTGATACCGCTCCTCGTGTACCCGCTCCAGCTCCTCGAAATAATCCTCAACACAGCGGTAATAGTCGGATAACCGGGGATTGCGCGGGCTGTATGGCGCAACGGAGTTTTGCATGACACACCTGCCAGAGATGTGTTATGCGTAAGGTGTGCCATGGAGAAAGAGTGAGTTCCAACCATCGGCAACACCGGTCAAGCCGGTGGTGCCTCAGCCCCGTTGAACTTGATTAAATAGCAGTGCAAAGAAATACGCTAATTCTCTGATGGATGAGTTTGAGGCCAAATATCCTGAAGCCATTAAAACTCTGGAAGAAGGGTTGGAAGACTCACTACAGTTTTTCAGCTTTGCAGAGATTGATTCAAGAAAGATCGCGTCAACCAACCTGCTGGAAAGACTCAACCGAGAAGTACGTAGAAGAACCCGGGTGGTTGGGATATTCCCAAGTATGGATTCCTATATTCGGCTAGTAACCAGCTACCTTATTGAGTATAGCGAAGACTGGTGCAGTGGCCGATCCTATATCAATCCAAAAATCATCACTTCGATTGAGCAGGAACGTTCAAAAGCTGCGTAAGCCTTAATCATTAATTCAGAAAAGCATGACGCTCGGCGCTAGCCAAGCAAAATATTTATTCTCCTTATATTGTTGGATTAGAATCAATGAAGTCAGGTAGCCGAATCGCACTTGCTAGTTTGATTCGACTCCTGACAGTCATAAAACGGTTGATTGTTTTTAAAATTCGTAGCTTTCTGATTCTCCGCCCATGGAACCAATGCTTGCTTTAGTATCTTTTAGATAGTAAGGTGCAATGACTTCTTTCGGGAACATCTGTTCAATCTGTTCACTCATACTGATGAAAGCATCCTTTGTCTCATCAGTATCATCAAGGACTGCAGCTCCATAAAGTCTTAATATTTTCTCATCATAATAAGCAGATATTGCTACTTTGCCATCGATCTGGAGCTGTTTGTGAAGGTTCATTGGCTTAGCGAGGATGAAGTACAGTTTTCCATTGTAAGGTATAGCAATACCCATTGGTCTTACATCAGGACCGGCTTCACCATTCGTTGCCAGATACCACACTTTGCTGTCCTGCAAATACTTTGCTACTACATTAACATTTTCCATGATCATTCTCCTTTTCTTGATAGATAAACTTGTTATTTATCTTTAACATGATATAATCATAGCATGCATTACAAATTATGCAAATACTATTAATAAAGATATATACTATCATAATTGATAGTATATATCTTTTCATTAAGGAGTGCTTATGAATTCTAAATACTTAGAAGAATGTTCCGAATGTAAAATCAGTAATGATGTAAAAATGCAACTGTGTCCATATTGCATGGCACAAAAAGTTATTATGGGAAAGTGGAAATTATTGATATTCTGGCATCTTCAACAAGGAACTAAAAGGTTCAGTCAGTTAAATCGACTCATCCCCTGCACTCAAGCAACATTAAACAGTCAACTGAAGGAGCTTGTGCTAGACGGAATCGTTCATCGTGAAGTCTATCAAATTATTCCTCCGAAAGTTGAGTATTCATTAACACCTCTTGGAGAGAAATTTTGTGATGTTATAAGCTCTATGGGGAATTGGGGACTAACTTATTTCCATGCCAATGGTATGTTAACAGACATGAAAGAGTAGATCAAATAGTGAAATAGTCAATTAGATTTGTAACACCACTATAGGTCATTTCGGGGTCTGTCAATTATTTTGTGCTTTTAGCTATTAATCTCCTTTACAATAGATAACTTTGAGCCCTTTCCGATCGGTTTTTCAGCTCATTGAGAACCACCAGCCAGAACTTGGAGGTTGTCAATAGGAATTTGCTTTTTCGATGCAGACTGTATACCACTGGAAATGGGATTACGTCAATGGATTATCGGGACTTTTGGGGGGAAATCGGGAACTATCCGGGGAGATTCTGGCCTGATGACGGTTCAATCTGCATCATTGTTTGCAATTGCCGCCGCCTGACCAGCAAAAAACCACATTTTCGCCATTTTCAACACACACCATTCCTGCTGCAACGCCCCGTATTATCCGGCTTCACAGGTATTCCGGGATGAAGT
Coding sequences:
- a CDS encoding helix-turn-helix domain-containing protein encodes the protein MNSKYLEECSECKISNDVKMQLCPYCMAQKVIMGKWKLLIFWHLQQGTKRFSQLNRLIPCTQATLNSQLKELVLDGIVHREVYQIIPPKVEYSLTPLGEKFCDVISSMGNWGLTYFHANGMLTDMKE
- a CDS encoding DUF3187 family protein; its protein translation is MLMGKCVLSILILFCSAGVAAAGDMEITPFSTFNQSPLVMIYGLPHDTGADITPAGKFHIALNQDLASNYTVNSNQREQITLDGESYRLALAARYGIIPGWEVGVEIPYIFQGGGFLDSFVIDWHNTFGLPKGGRDSAPKNLMNYSYRKDGVQKLQVDHSGSGIGDISLTGGARLYDVLDEDRHDSLALKGAIKLPTGDSSYLGGSGGTDAMLQLCGSSTNYSEWGSLGVYGSAGALVMSKGDVLRDQHRTLAGFGTFGLGWGPASWISFKVQLNANTPMYRDSSLDELGKNSMMLIFGGDLRLPGEYLVDIGVAEDVAVATAPDVTFHLGLSKRF
- a CDS encoding transposase, coding for MQNSVAPYSPRNPRLSDYYRCVEDYFEELERVHEERYQSRFGYLRPEIRLTIFRYLDCGCLHNGFARVKCDDCGHEYLVAFSCKRRHFCPSCHQKRVVEFGEWFLDDLAVTVPHRHIVFSIPKLIRRCFLFDRTLLADLSRTAWETLREYMTGTDNSMPGCACSIQTFGDFLGFNPHCHIIISDGTFDEHGIFHITPYYDFHALEQLFRHKVLKMLLDKGAITQWHIDLLMSWHHSGFNVHICEPIAADDRDALEKLAHYIIRCQFSQERMTYIEQSGTVIYRSKDGHTTKSFSALDWLAMIISHIPRHGEQMVRYYGYYSNAARGKRRKLGMDDNDTPQIVEQEADTPYRKKCRANWARLIQKVYETDPLTCPNCKGVMRILAFIEEEPVIRRILDHLGLWDVPKRQPQCGRGPPVIVEAEPALVYADSQIIEYEEAYFIPEYL
- a CDS encoding twin-arginine translocase TatA/TatE family subunit codes for the protein MFGFGMPELIIILVIVLVVFGAGKLPEIGGALGKSIRNFKKASDGKDEIEIKPKNDDNDKKA
- a CDS encoding pyridoxamine 5'-phosphate oxidase family protein; amino-acid sequence: MENVNVVAKYLQDSKVWYLATNGEAGPDVRPMGIAIPYNGKLYFILAKPMNLHKQLQIDGKVAISAYYDEKILRLYGAAVLDDTDETKDAFISMSEQIEQMFPKEVIAPYYLKDTKASIGSMGGESESYEF